From Cydia strobilella chromosome 4, ilCydStro3.1, whole genome shotgun sequence, the proteins below share one genomic window:
- the LOC134740522 gene encoding NADH dehydrogenase [ubiquinone] flavoprotein 1, mitochondrial-like isoform X1, with translation MARTLARIIKTTKASLGVPSPIAVVNHLSVRFQQTGKTKGGPLCDSDRIYTNLYGRHDWRLAGALSRGDWYLTKEIILKGSDWIVNEMKTSGLRGRGGAGFPTGMKWSFMKKPSDGRPKYLVINADEGEPGTCKDREIIRHDPHKLIEGALLAGAAIGAHAAYIYIRGEFYNEANILQMAIAEAYQAGLIGKNACGSGFDYDVFVHRGAGAYVCGEETALIESIEGKQGKPRLKPPFPADIGLFGCPTTVNNVETISSSPTILRRGGAWYASLGRPRNHGTKLFNISGHVCTPCTVEEEMSIPLRDLIEMHGGGVLGGWDNLLAVIPGGSSCPLLPKHICETVLMDYDALMAVNSSFGTAAMIVMNQQTDIVKAIDRLLTFYAHESCGQCTPCREGVGWMKKIIQRLVCGNAAIKEIDMLWEMSKQIEGHTICALADGAAWPIQGLIRHFRPELERRINEYACCFGPSKAERCF, from the exons ATGGCTAGAACGCTAGCAAGAATAATTAAGACTACAAAAGCATCATTAG GTGTTCCTAGTCCGATTGCGGTCGTCAATCATTTATCAGTGCGATTCCAGCAGACAGGGAAAACGAAGGGTGGACCGCTTTGTGACAGCGACAGAATTTATACGAATTTGTATGGCAGGCACGACTGGCGACTTGCAGGTGCCTTAAGTCGGGGTGATTGGTACTTGACTAAAGAGATCATCTTGAAGGGCTCTGACTGGATTGTCA ATGAAATGAAGACTTCAGGCCTTCGAGGCCGCGGTGGTGCGGGTTTCCCGACTGGCATGAAGTGGTCCTTTATGAAAAAGCCATCTGATGGTCGACCCAAATACCTCGTAATAAATGCGGATGAGGGTGAACCTGGCACGTGTAAGGACAGAGAGATCATACGCCATGATCCCCATAAGCTCATTGAAGGGGCTTTGCTTGCTGGTGCTGCTATAGGGGCACATGCTGCCTATATTTATATAAGAGGAGAGTTTTACAATGAAGCTAACATTCTTCAGATGGCCATTGCTGAG GCCTACCAAGCGGGTCTCATTGGTAAGAATGCCTGCGGCTCTGGTTTCGACTACGACGTGTTTGTGCACCGCGGCGCTGGCGCATATGTCTGTGGCGAGGAGACTGCCCTCATCGAGTCCATAGAGGGCAAACAGGGCAAACCGCGGCTGAAACCACCGTTTCCAGCAGACATTGGTCTTTTCGGGTGCCCTACTACCGTGAACAATGTGGAAACTATTTCTTCATCACCA ACGATCCTCCGACGCGGTGGGGCCTGGTATGCTTCACTCGGTCGACCACGTAACCATGGCACCAAGCTATTTAACATCTCAGGACACGTGTGCACGCCATGCACCGTCGAGGAGGAGATGAGCATCCCGCTAAGAGACTTGATCGAAATGCACGGCGGTGGTGTTTTGGGGGGATGGGATAACCTGTTGGCGGTTATTCCTGGAGGATCATCTTGTCCTCTTTTACCTAAACA CATATGTGAAACAGTACTTATGGACTACGACGCCTTAATGGCGGTGAATTCATCTTTCGGCACAGCAGCGATGATAGTTATGAACCAACAGACTGACATAGTGAAAGCCATTGATCGGCTGCTCACGTTCTATGCACATGAGTCTTGTGGCCAGTGCACGCCTTGTCGCGAGGGTGTAGGCTGGATGAAGAAGATTATCCAAAG aCTTGTTTGCGGAAATGCTGCCATAAAAGAAATCGACATGCTGTGGGAAATGTCTAAGCAGATTGAAG ggCACACGATCTGTGCACTAGCCGATGGCGCTGCCTGGCCGATCCAGGGCCTTATCCGCCACTTCAGACCTGAACTGGAGCGCCGTATTAATGAGTATGCCTGCTGCTTCGGTCCAAGCAAAGCTGAGCGCTGCTTCTAA
- the LOC134740522 gene encoding NADH dehydrogenase [ubiquinone] flavoprotein 1, mitochondrial-like isoform X2 gives MARTLARIIKTTKASLGVPSPIAVVNHLSVRFQQTGKTKGGPLCDSDRIYTNLYGRHDWRLAGALSRGDWYLTKEIILKGSDWIVNEMKTSGLRGRGGAGFPTGMKWSFMKKPSDGRPKYLVINADEGEPGTCKDREIIRHDPHKLIEGALLAGAAIGAHAAYIYIRGEFYNEANILQMAIAEAYQAGLIGKNACGSGFDYDVFVHRGAGAYVCGEETALIESIEGKQGKPRLKPPFPADIGLFGCPTTVNNVETISSSPTILRRGGAWYASLGRPRNHGTKLFNISGHVCTPCTVEEEMSIPLRDLIEMHGGGVLGGWDNLLAVIPGGSSCPLLPKHICETVLMDYDALMAVNSSFGTAAMIVMNQQTDIVKAIDRLLTFYAHESCGQCTPCREGVGWMKKIIQRAHDLCTSRWRCLADPGPYPPLQT, from the exons ATGGCTAGAACGCTAGCAAGAATAATTAAGACTACAAAAGCATCATTAG GTGTTCCTAGTCCGATTGCGGTCGTCAATCATTTATCAGTGCGATTCCAGCAGACAGGGAAAACGAAGGGTGGACCGCTTTGTGACAGCGACAGAATTTATACGAATTTGTATGGCAGGCACGACTGGCGACTTGCAGGTGCCTTAAGTCGGGGTGATTGGTACTTGACTAAAGAGATCATCTTGAAGGGCTCTGACTGGATTGTCA ATGAAATGAAGACTTCAGGCCTTCGAGGCCGCGGTGGTGCGGGTTTCCCGACTGGCATGAAGTGGTCCTTTATGAAAAAGCCATCTGATGGTCGACCCAAATACCTCGTAATAAATGCGGATGAGGGTGAACCTGGCACGTGTAAGGACAGAGAGATCATACGCCATGATCCCCATAAGCTCATTGAAGGGGCTTTGCTTGCTGGTGCTGCTATAGGGGCACATGCTGCCTATATTTATATAAGAGGAGAGTTTTACAATGAAGCTAACATTCTTCAGATGGCCATTGCTGAG GCCTACCAAGCGGGTCTCATTGGTAAGAATGCCTGCGGCTCTGGTTTCGACTACGACGTGTTTGTGCACCGCGGCGCTGGCGCATATGTCTGTGGCGAGGAGACTGCCCTCATCGAGTCCATAGAGGGCAAACAGGGCAAACCGCGGCTGAAACCACCGTTTCCAGCAGACATTGGTCTTTTCGGGTGCCCTACTACCGTGAACAATGTGGAAACTATTTCTTCATCACCA ACGATCCTCCGACGCGGTGGGGCCTGGTATGCTTCACTCGGTCGACCACGTAACCATGGCACCAAGCTATTTAACATCTCAGGACACGTGTGCACGCCATGCACCGTCGAGGAGGAGATGAGCATCCCGCTAAGAGACTTGATCGAAATGCACGGCGGTGGTGTTTTGGGGGGATGGGATAACCTGTTGGCGGTTATTCCTGGAGGATCATCTTGTCCTCTTTTACCTAAACA CATATGTGAAACAGTACTTATGGACTACGACGCCTTAATGGCGGTGAATTCATCTTTCGGCACAGCAGCGATGATAGTTATGAACCAACAGACTGACATAGTGAAAGCCATTGATCGGCTGCTCACGTTCTATGCACATGAGTCTTGTGGCCAGTGCACGCCTTGTCGCGAGGGTGTAGGCTGGATGAAGAAGATTATCCAAAG ggCACACGATCTGTGCACTAGCCGATGGCGCTGCCTGGCCGATCCAGGGCCTTATCCGCCACTTCAGACCTGA
- the LOC134740524 gene encoding beta-lactamase-like protein 2 homolog isoform X1, with product MVFLNKVVTAMASIPPVTTLSNRVIRVLGCNPGHMTLQGTNTYLIGTGSNRILLDTGDKDVEEYQKNLANVLKSYKVNIEHIVVTHWHHDHIGGVENLYGTIANHAKIWKHKRSPEDALDKELPPSIPLQWLSDGQELTVQGATIKIHHTPGHTTDHVIATLLEDNVLFSGDCILGEGTAVFEDLYTYMQSLNKILDLRPSVIYPGHGNVVEDPIQKIEYYISHRNQREKQILDALKANAEKQLTEMDLVKIIYTETPEHLWPAAAYNVNHHLTKLTKENKTKCVEIDEESRWQYNSQQDCTCNL from the exons ATGGTGTTCCTTA ataAAGTCGTTACAGCCATGGCTTCAATACCACCGGTCACTACTCTTTCAAATCGGGTGATTAGAGTCCTTGGTTGTAATCCAGGACATATGACGCTTCAGGGCACAAATACTTACCTCATTGGTACAGGAAGCAA CCGGATCTTGCTAGACACAGGAGATAAAGATGTAGAAGAGTACCAGAAAAACCTAGCCAATGTCCTGAAGTCTTATAAAGTGAACATAGAGCACATAGTGGTCACTCACTGGCACCATGATCATATTGGGGGAGTAGAGAACTTATATGGGACTATtgcaa ATCATGCCAAGATATGGAAGCACAAAAGATCGCCAGAAGATGCACTGGACAAGGAACTACCCCCCTCAATACCCCTCCAATGGCTCTCAGACGGCCAAGAACTAACTGTACAAGGTGCCACAATCAAAATACACCACACACCCGGCCACACAACTGACCATGTTATAGCAACCTTGCTTGAGGATAATGTCCTGTTTTCTGGAGATTGTATTCTTGGCGAAGGCACTGCGGTGTTCGAGGATTTGTATACTTACATGCAGAGCTTGAATAAGATACTGGATTTAAGGCCCAGTGTTATTTATCCGGGGCATGGAAATGTTGTTGAG GATCCAATCCAAAAAATAGAATACTATATATCACACAGAAACCAAAGGGAGAAGCAAATTTTGGACGCACTGAAAGCAAATGCCGAGAAACAACTTACGGAAATGGATCTTGTAAAAATTATATACACAGAGACACCAGAGCATTTGTGGCCTGCTGCTGCTTATAACGTTAACCATCACTTAACTAAACTtactaaagaaaataaaactaaatgtgTAGAAATCGATGAAGAGAGCAGATGGCAGTACAATAGTCAGCAAGATTGTacatgtaatttataa
- the LOC134740524 gene encoding beta-lactamase-like protein 2 homolog isoform X2: MASIPPVTTLSNRVIRVLGCNPGHMTLQGTNTYLIGTGSNRILLDTGDKDVEEYQKNLANVLKSYKVNIEHIVVTHWHHDHIGGVENLYGTIANHAKIWKHKRSPEDALDKELPPSIPLQWLSDGQELTVQGATIKIHHTPGHTTDHVIATLLEDNVLFSGDCILGEGTAVFEDLYTYMQSLNKILDLRPSVIYPGHGNVVEDPIQKIEYYISHRNQREKQILDALKANAEKQLTEMDLVKIIYTETPEHLWPAAAYNVNHHLTKLTKENKTKCVEIDEESRWQYNSQQDCTCNL; encoded by the exons ATGGCTTCAATACCACCGGTCACTACTCTTTCAAATCGGGTGATTAGAGTCCTTGGTTGTAATCCAGGACATATGACGCTTCAGGGCACAAATACTTACCTCATTGGTACAGGAAGCAA CCGGATCTTGCTAGACACAGGAGATAAAGATGTAGAAGAGTACCAGAAAAACCTAGCCAATGTCCTGAAGTCTTATAAAGTGAACATAGAGCACATAGTGGTCACTCACTGGCACCATGATCATATTGGGGGAGTAGAGAACTTATATGGGACTATtgcaa ATCATGCCAAGATATGGAAGCACAAAAGATCGCCAGAAGATGCACTGGACAAGGAACTACCCCCCTCAATACCCCTCCAATGGCTCTCAGACGGCCAAGAACTAACTGTACAAGGTGCCACAATCAAAATACACCACACACCCGGCCACACAACTGACCATGTTATAGCAACCTTGCTTGAGGATAATGTCCTGTTTTCTGGAGATTGTATTCTTGGCGAAGGCACTGCGGTGTTCGAGGATTTGTATACTTACATGCAGAGCTTGAATAAGATACTGGATTTAAGGCCCAGTGTTATTTATCCGGGGCATGGAAATGTTGTTGAG GATCCAATCCAAAAAATAGAATACTATATATCACACAGAAACCAAAGGGAGAAGCAAATTTTGGACGCACTGAAAGCAAATGCCGAGAAACAACTTACGGAAATGGATCTTGTAAAAATTATATACACAGAGACACCAGAGCATTTGTGGCCTGCTGCTGCTTATAACGTTAACCATCACTTAACTAAACTtactaaagaaaataaaactaaatgtgTAGAAATCGATGAAGAGAGCAGATGGCAGTACAATAGTCAGCAAGATTGTacatgtaatttataa
- the LOC134740523 gene encoding mRNA-capping enzyme: MSYRDPGPLPNRWLKCPRKASGLVAGKFLAFKTPLGQQFNDKVPEENRFTPNMLFVYMKSLKVKLGMWVDLTNTTRFYDKIEIENMDCRYVKMSCRGHGETPSLDQTRLFIQLVSKFLSQNPLEVIGVHCTHGFNRTGFLLVSYMVEQLDCSVEAAIIEFAKMRPPGIYKQDYLQELYRRYDDVEYTPAAPLRPDWCDEEEGEDYDDSTPSNSQSTSSQNASGPKPKKGRKETTLKKTTFMPGVRGVEPFNTQPRLLEIQQKAQEFCEWGKTGFPGSQPVSMDVINLRKLHEKPYRVSWKADGVRYMMLIDGEGEVYMIDRDNCVFKVFGLRFVHRKDLRQHLRDTLLDGEMVIDKVDGKEIPRYLCYDIIRFENQDISKKAFFPSRMDYIEHEIINPRLKAMEKKMIHREREPFSVRLKQFYEVRMAHQLLGEKFAKALSHEPDGLIFQPSKEPYVPGPCEDVLKWKPSHMNSVDFKLKIVTEGGQGILPKKIGQLFVGQLEPPFSTMKVTKDIKHLNNKIIECTYENNRWVFMRERTDKSYPNSYNTAKSVCESIQNPVTKERLLDFIDNHRFIDDSDLMPMPKMVRR, encoded by the exons AAGTGCCCTCGAAAAGCATCAGGGCTTGTTGCTGGCAAGTTTCTAGCCTTCAAGACTCCTTTAGGACAACAGTTCAATGACAAAGTTCCAGAGGAGAACCGCTTCACTCCTAACATGCTGTTTGTGTACATGAAAAGTTTAAAA GTAAAACTTGGGATGTGGGTGGACCTCACTAACACCACAAGGTTCTATGACAAGATAGAGATAGAGAATATGGACTGTAGATATGTAAAGATGTCCTGCCGGGGACATGGAGAGACACCTTCATTAGATCAAACTAG ACTGTTTATCCAACTCGTAAGCAAGTTTCTGAGCCAGAACCCACTGGAAGTCATTGGTGTCCACTGTACACACGGTTTCAACAGAACCGGCTTTCTGCTTGTGTCCTATATGGTGGAGCAGTTGGACTGCAGTGTTGAGGCTGCAATTATAGAGTTTGCTAAGATGAG GCCTCCAGgcatttacaagcaagactacCTACAAGAGTTATACAGACGCTACGACGATGTAGAGTACACACCAGCTGCTCCTCTGAGGCCCGATTGGTGCGATG AAGAAGAAGGAGAAGATTATGACGACAGTACGCCGAGTAATTCCCAGTCGACCTCTTCGCAAAACGCATCGGG ACCTAAACCCAAGAAAGGTCGCAAAGAGACCACCTTGAAGAAAACCACATTCATGCCAGGCGTCCGCGGAGTGGAACCGTTCAACACCCAACCCCGCTTGCTGGAGATCCAGCAAAAAGCCCAGGAGTTCTGCGAGTGGGGCAAGACCGGGTTCCCGGGGTCACAGCCGGTCTCCATGGATGTGATCAATCTGAGGAAGCTGCATGAGAAGCCGTATAGGGTGTCGTGGAAGGCTGACGGTGTCAG ATACATGATGTTAATTGACGGAGAAGGCGAGGTGTACATGATAGACAGAGATAACTGCGTGTTCAAAGTGTTTGGACTGCGTTTTGTTCATAGGAAAGATCTGAGACAGCATCTGAGAGATACTCTACTAGACGGT GAAATGGTGATAGACAAAGTAGACGGTAAAGAAATACCCCGGTACCTGTGTTACGACATTATTCGGTTTGAGAACCAGGACATATCGAAAAAGGCTTTCTTCCCATCCCGGATGGACTATATAGAACATGAAATTATTAATCCTAG GTTAAAAGcaatggagaagaagatgatACACCGCGAACGCGAGCCGTTCAGCGTACGTTTAAAGCAATTCTACGAAGTTCGGATGGCGCACCAGTTGTTGGGAGAGAAATTCGCAAAGGCACTGTCTCATGAACCTGATGGACTCATATTCCAGCCTTCTAAGGAG CCCTACGTGCCTGGACCGTGCGAGGATGTGCTAAAATGGAAACCTAGCCACATGAACAGTGTCGACTTCAAGCTGAAGATCGTCACGGAAGGCGGCCAAGG CATTCTACCAAAGAAGATCGGCCAACTATTCGTCGGTCAGCTCGAGCCGCCATTCTCCACCATGAAAGTCACAAAGGACATTAAACACCTCAACAACAAAATCATCGAGTGTACTTACGAGAACAACCGCTGGGTCTTCATGAGGGAGAGGACTGACAAGTCTTACCCTAACAGTTATAATACTGCCAAAT CCGTATGCGAAAGTATACAAAACCCCGTGACCAAGGAGCGGCTGCTAGACTTCATAGACAACCATCGCTTCATAGACGACTCGGACCTTATGCCCATGCCTAAAATGGTGCGCCGATAG